The sequence below is a genomic window from Candidatus Aegiribacteria sp..
GGAAAGCGCTACTGCGGTTTCGGATTCAGCATGGACCGCGGAATTCGCGATTCCCTTTTCAGCTCTCTGTTATTCCGATGATGAAGAACAGGAATGGGGCATCAATTTCAAACGAACAATTACCAGAACTAATGAGAGCGCATTCCTGTTCAGAATGGCGGACAACGGCAGTATAGAGATCAAGAATTTCGGTAACCTCAGCGGTCTGAATTCGCTTCCCTCAACCCGGCGGATAGAATTGAGACCCTACGGAGCAGGACGCGTTCAGTACCTGCCTGACGCAGATGAAAAGTGGGATCCATGGTTTAATTCCGGCATTGACGCCAGAATCGGACTATCCTCCGAACTTCTGCTTGACCTTACGGTAAACCCTGATTTCGGTCAGGTTGAAGCTGACCCTACAGAGGCAAATTTATCCCACTGGGAAACCTACCTTTCGGAGAAAAGACCCTTCTTTCTGGAGGGCTCGGACATGTTCAGCATGCCTTTCTCGCTTTTTTACTCCAGACGAATAGGCTCTGTGGCGCCCAACGGCGATATCATTCCGATACTTGGTGGAGCCAAACTGACAGGTTCCACGAACGGATTCCGCATAGGATTCCTTAACGCTTACACTGGAACGGTAAAGGATGACGGCAATACTCTTGTGAATCCAACGAACTACACTGCCGGCAGGATTTTAAGGGAATTCGGTGAGGGAACCTACATCGGCTTCAGCGGTACCAGTACGGATATTCCCAGTTTCGATGGATCCGATTATGTGTATGGCAGATCGGGAGCTGTGGACGCCCAGATCAGTTTCCTTGATGACCACAGTATAAGTTCCGCCATCGCTGGTACCTGGAATTCTGAAGAGGGTGTATGGAAAGACAATTTCGCATACAGGGCAAACTACCGTTACGACAGCGACAGGTTCGATATCAGTGGCGGCAGTTCTTTCCGCGAGGAAAATTTCAACGCGAACATGACGGGCTACACCTCTTCCACTGGAGATGTGAATACGTGGTTCAATACTGGATTGTACCATCCCTTCTGCAACAGTGATGTATTTGATCACCTGGGGAGTTATTTATATGCATGGTTCGACCGAGCCCCGGGTGGTCCTGTAACAGGACGAGGCGCACAGCTAAGTTCAGGTTTAACATTCCGGAACAGGTATCATGTCAGTGTTAATTTTGGATTCGATGGATCATGGACAGACAGGTATGAGGGTCCCGATGGCACAGAATACGATGGAGGAATGGACATGGGATTCTCCTTCTCCACCGATTCCAGGAAGAAGCTTAGTGGATACCTCTGGGGCGGCACGAACACTTACTGCGAAGGCACACGCGGTTATACAGGAACATGTATAAATTATAAACCTGTATCGAATATTCTCCTCGAGGCTGATCTTGACTGGAGTTGGACTTCGGATGCTCGAAAGTACAACTGGAACTTCGACGGATGGGACAGAAGGGATACCGACTGGCGCTCCCTCGAGTTGAGCACGAATTGGATGTTTACCAACTACCTCAGCCTAAGGCTTACTTCTCAGGTTTCAAGATTCAGTACCGAATGGAATCTTGGAGAAAACACCAGGGATTTAAGCCACTGGATGAACGCACTTCTGAGCTGGCAGTTCAGACCTGGAAGCATGTTCTACTTCATGATAGGTGAAAACGCTGATCCGGATGAAATAACAGGAGAATTCGGAAAATCGGAGTTTACTGTTTTCACCAAACTCACATGGTTCCTTCCAATCTAAATTGAAATTGGATTTATAGAAGAAATTATTATAATCTTATTAAATATGACAATTTAATTTAATAATTCGTGTTAATTGTACCCACAAGTTGAAGAAGTGTGGTACGTCCCCGGGAAGAAGGTGGATACGTCGGCGGGGCCGGTTCCAGTAATTCTGAAGAAAATATCCTTAAGATCTTCCTTACCGATCTGATCGGTTCCGAAAATCTCCATCAGCCGTCCCTCATGTATAATACCCAGCCTGTCGCAGAAAATCCGTGCCACCGGAAGTGTATGGGTCGAAAGAATAATCCCGGCCCCCGCTTTTGCGGCGGCTCTGGCCATTCTGTTGAAAGTTTCAGCCGTTGCCGGGTCAAGCCCGACATGTGGTTCATCGATCACGTAAAGAATCGGACGGGCGATAAATGCTGAGGAGAGAACAACTCTCTGTATCATACCATGGGAATACCCCTCCGCTCTGCTGTCGAGCCAGTCACCCATGTCAAAAAGCTTCACATGAAAATCGATTCTTTTCTCCAGCTCGTCGGGAGGAATATCCCTCATTCTACCTGCAAACCTTAAAAATTCCCTGCCGGACAGCCTGGGGTATATCGTGGGTTCATCGGGCACATAGGCCAATTGAGCCCTTACACCTTCAGGATCTTCTGAAGCATCTATAGAATTAACAGTTATTCGACCCGTGTCGGGTACCACAAGCCCCGGGATCATTTTCAGTGTGGTTGTCTTACCCGCTCCGTTGGGACCGAGAAGTCCGAATATCTCACCTGCGGGAATTTCCAGTGAAAGGTCTATGACAGCTTCTTTATCCCCGTAGGTTTTTGAGAGATTTTCGATTTTGAGAATCATCAGTCCGCTTCTTCCATACACAGCAGAGCATGAACATAGGATTTAAGGTCAAAGTCAAGAAGATCGTCGCTTCCCTCGCCGACACCAACATACTTCACCGGGATATTCAGTTCGCTTGCCATAGCGAGAACGGAACCGCCCCTGGCTGTTCCATCGAGCTTTGTAACCACCAGCCCTGTAATCGGCACGGCTTTCATAAACTGTTCAGCCTGAGCTTTTGCGTTCTGTCCCACAGTACCATCCAGAACAAGAAGTACCTCGTGGGGAGCGGACTCCATCGCTTTTCCGCACACTCTGTATATCTTGGCCAGTTCATCAAGAAGCCCTTTTTTATTGGGAAGCCTGCCCGCGGTATCTATTATCACCGAATCGTAGTGTCTGCTTTGCCCACGCTTAACAGCGTCGAATGCGACAGCGGCCGCATCGGATCCAGGTAATTGTGTAAGCAGTGCTGTACAGAGTTTCTCAGACCATATCGCAAGCTGTTCTGCCGCAGCGGCCCTGAACGTATCGGCACATGCCAGAAGCACCTTTTCGTTTCCCTTCTGAAGCCTTGCTGCCAGACGGGCAATAGTTGTGGTTTTCCCCGCTCCGTTAACTCCGACAACAACAGTAACACAGGGTTTCGCCTCAACCGTTTCAAACGCTGGTACAGGTACATTCTCTATCAGTATTTCCGCCAGCGCTTCCTTCCAGGACAAGCCTGATTTTTTGACTTTCCCGGGGAGTTCATTTATTACTTCCTCCGTAAGCTCCCAGCCCAGATCACTTCCCAGAAGAATCTCTTCCGCCTCTTCCATATCGGCATCTTCAATTGACTCACCACCGAAAAGCCGGTCGAGTTTTCCGGCAAGGGCATCGCTGCTTCTCCTGAGTTTTTGTTTGAGATTAAATCCCACCGGTACACTCAGCCTTCACTTATCTGACGGGCCTTTTCAAGGTTGACGGATGTCATGGATGAAACACCCTGTTCAGCCATGGTTATCCCGAAGAGACGATCTGCTGCTTCCATCGTCCTCTTGTTATGGGTGATGACAACGAACTGGGTTCTTCGCACAAATCCCTTGAGCAGGTTGATGAAGTTATCAACATTTGTATCATCCAGTGGCGCGTCAAGCTCGTCCAGTACGCAGAATGGAGACGGTTTCACAAGGTAGAGGGCAAAGAGAAGCGCGGCGGCTGTCATGGCTCTCTCACCGCTTGAAAGCGCGGTTATATTCTCAAGCTTCTTCCCTGGAGGTCTTGCAACTATCTGTACTCCACCTTCCAGAGGATCCTCCGAATCAAGAGCGATAATATCGGCCTCACCGCCACCGAAGA
It includes:
- a CDS encoding carbohydrate binding family 9 domain-containing protein, whose protein sequence is MKLLFLFNLLLITCACFSQTTVQAVRVSEPPVIDGIPDDVVWNNAIPVLEDFIQHRPDCGEPMTEKTEVRILFDDRSIYFAFMLHDSHPEEFTRIVASRDNDFSSEWAGIWLDTYNDDNNAYYFFVNIDNVQQDGRLCEASGWDSNWDGIWESATAVSDSAWTAEFAIPFSALCYSDDEEQEWGINFKRTITRTNESAFLFRMADNGSIEIKNFGNLSGLNSLPSTRRIELRPYGAGRVQYLPDADEKWDPWFNSGIDARIGLSSELLLDLTVNPDFGQVEADPTEANLSHWETYLSEKRPFFLEGSDMFSMPFSLFYSRRIGSVAPNGDIIPILGGAKLTGSTNGFRIGFLNAYTGTVKDDGNTLVNPTNYTAGRILREFGEGTYIGFSGTSTDIPSFDGSDYVYGRSGAVDAQISFLDDHSISSAIAGTWNSEEGVWKDNFAYRANYRYDSDRFDISGGSSFREENFNANMTGYTSSTGDVNTWFNTGLYHPFCNSDVFDHLGSYLYAWFDRAPGGPVTGRGAQLSSGLTFRNRYHVSVNFGFDGSWTDRYEGPDGTEYDGGMDMGFSFSTDSRKKLSGYLWGGTNTYCEGTRGYTGTCINYKPVSNILLEADLDWSWTSDARKYNWNFDGWDRRDTDWRSLELSTNWMFTNYLSLRLTSQVSRFSTEWNLGENTRDLSHWMNALLSWQFRPGSMFYFMIGENADPDEITGEFGKSEFTVFTKLTWFLPI
- the ftsY gene encoding signal recognition particle-docking protein FtsY; amino-acid sequence: MSVPVGFNLKQKLRRSSDALAGKLDRLFGGESIEDADMEEAEEILLGSDLGWELTEEVINELPGKVKKSGLSWKEALAEILIENVPVPAFETVEAKPCVTVVVGVNGAGKTTTIARLAARLQKGNEKVLLACADTFRAAAAEQLAIWSEKLCTALLTQLPGSDAAAVAFDAVKRGQSRHYDSVIIDTAGRLPNKKGLLDELAKIYRVCGKAMESAPHEVLLVLDGTVGQNAKAQAEQFMKAVPITGLVVTKLDGTARGGSVLAMASELNIPVKYVGVGEGSDDLLDFDLKSYVHALLCMEEAD
- a CDS encoding ABC transporter ATP-binding protein, with the translated sequence MILKIENLSKTYGDKEAVIDLSLEIPAGEIFGLLGPNGAGKTTTLKMIPGLVVPDTGRITVNSIDASEDPEGVRAQLAYVPDEPTIYPRLSGREFLRFAGRMRDIPPDELEKRIDFHVKLFDMGDWLDSRAEGYSHGMIQRVVLSSAFIARPILYVIDEPHVGLDPATAETFNRMARAAAKAGAGIILSTHTLPVARIFCDRLGIIHEGRLMEIFGTDQIGKEDLKDIFFRITGTGPADVSTFFPGTYHTSSTCGYN